CTATTTTGTGTGGCAGAAGTGGCAAAACTTTTATGCTTTTTCATATTATTTTGTTGCAACATAGCTGACGCTTTTCTACCTATTCCATTGTCTTCAATAGTACAAATAACGTCTTGTTTTTCATTTGTGCTAAAAAATACGTTAAGTTTTTTCTCTCCTTTTTTATGAAGCAAACCGTGTTTTAATGCGTTTTCAATAAAGGGTTGTATCAACATTGGCGGAATAGAAACTTGTGTTTCGTCTATATTTTTAGCTTTTGAAACACTGTAATTTAATTCATCTTCAAAACGGATTTTTTCTAAAGACAAATACAATTCACTCGCTTTAATTTCATCTTCTAATGTAATGAGTTTCTCTCTGCTATGGTCAAGGTAAATACGCATTAAATCGGCAAATTTCCCTAAATAATCGCTAGCCAGTTCTCTATTGTTTAAGATAATGTATTCTTGTATAGAATTAAAAGCATTGAACAAAAAATGTGGATTCATTTGAGATTTTAAAGCCTTTAATTCTGCCTGATTAAGTTGGCGTTCTAAATTGAGTTTATTTTCTGTTTCAAATAGTTTTAGTTCAGCTATTTCTGCACGTTTTTTAAGCTGTATTTGATAAATAAAGAAAAGTGCCAGTAGCAGAATAGCTAGTCCTCCAATTAATGAAGCAATAAATAATTTTTTGTTTTTGCCGGCTAACTGAGTGGCATATTGCTCATTTACTAAGGCTTGTTCTTTTTCTTGTTTTAAAATGTCGGTTTCATATTTTTCTTTTAGTTCTTCTGCTAAAGCCATTCTTTTTTCATTATCTAAAGAGTCTTTTAAAGTGATATAAACAAATTCTATTTCTTCGGCTTTATCAAATTGTTGAAGAGCCGAATACATAATTATCATTTTTTCCGCTATTCTTTTTTTCGATTGCATATCGCCCACATCTGTATAAATTTTGTAAGCATCTTCTAAATATGGTTTTGCCAAAGTATATTTATGCTCTTTCACTAAACAAAACCCTTTAAACATCTTAATTTTCCCCAACTTTGACTTATCGGCAGATTGACTATAATAAATTAATAATTCATCATAGAGCGTATATAGTTTTTGGCAATTATTATCCATATAATACATTTCCATCAAGGTAGATTTTCCTGCCATAATGCCTGGTGTAAATCCAATTTCTTCGCTTATTTCTATTGCTTTGTTGAAATAAATTTCTGCATTGGTATAATCTTCCATAGTGCCGTAAGTATTACCTACTTCAAAATAATATCTTGCTTTATTGGGTGATGGAGCATCATTTTTTACCATTTCTATTATTTCCAGCATAATAGATAATGCTTTATCGGTTTCGTTGGTAACGCGGTAGTAAGAGCTTAACTCACTTTTTATAAAAATTTGCTCTTCTTTTGGGCTATGTTGTTTAGATAGTTCGTAAGATTCTATAGCAAGATTCAATGCTTTATCGTACAATTTGTTTTTACCATAATACATAGCCTTATAAATTAAAGCCTTAGCTTCAAATCTTTTATTTTTAAGTGTTTTAGCTATTAAATGGGCTTCTTCGGCTAACTGCAAAGCCGAATCTAAATCCTGTTTAAATTCTAATCTAAAGGTTTCTATCAGCAATTCAAATCTAAGAGAATCTTGCTTTTGATAGTTAGATAATTCTTGTTTTAAACTATCAATTTGAGGGGTATTTTGGGTATAAGAAAATAGACTTATTGTAAAAAAACTGAGTAATAAGATTAGTTTTAGGTTCATACTTTTAGGGTTTGCACACATAAATATGCACAATTTTAGCTAAAACTATGTACCAAACTAAATAGAAACTGCTGAAAGTGCCGTTTTGGTTGCTTAAACTAAAACACCGTTATTTTATTCCTTTCTAATTTTACTTCTTTGCGTTCTTCTAACTTTTTTAGTAGCCTTGATATTACTTCTCTTGATGTATTTAGCTCTTGGGCAATTTGAGCGTGCGTAATATTTAATTCACTATTTTCTGTTGCATCTACTTGTTTGTGCAAATAATTTAGCAATCTTTCATCTAACTGCTTAAATGCCACTTCATTAAGCGTTTCTAGCACTTCATCAAAACGCTGGTTGTACGAACGCAAAACAAATCTATTCCAGCTTGGATATTTCATCATCCAATCTTCCATAGATGATGACGGAACAGCTACAACTTTTGAATCTTCTACCGCCTGCACTTTTATACTGCTCATTTTATCGTAGCACGCAAAAGACATAGCACAGCCCTGCCCCGCATCTAAATAGTATAAAAATAGCTCGTGCTCTTCTTCATCTACTTTAAATACTTTAAATTTTCCATCAAAAAGCAAGGGAATATACTTTATAATACTCCCATGATCTATAATAACTTCATTTTCTTTGTACTTAACTATTTTTCCTTTTTTTTCAATTTCAGCAAGTAAATCTGCATCTAAAAATTCGGGAAAATGTTCGTTTAAAATATCTATTATTGGCATAATTATTCTTTTATCATTTCGTAATGTGGCAATCCGTCTTCTAAATACTCTGTGCTACATACTTTAAATCCATAACTTTTATAGAAAGGTACTAAATATGTTTGTGCAGAAATTCTGCATGCACTTGTTTTAAATTTTTCATTTAAAACTTTTAGGCTTTCTTCCATTATTTTTCTTCCTAATCCAAGTTTTCTGTACGCTCCGTCTGAAACTACTCTACCTATTGAAGCTTCTGTATAAGAAATTCCTTGTGGTATTACTCGTGCATAAGCCACTACCTTTTCTTTATCTTTTAGCATTACATGCCACGATTTTTGATCTTTATAATCGGTATCTTGGTAAGCGGCATTTTGTTCTACTACAAAAACTTTTTCTCGCAAGTGTATAATGCCGTATAGTTCTTCTAAACTTAGTTTATCAAAAGATTTTATAGCTGTAGTTATTTCCATAAAATTTTACCAAAGATACGTAAAATAAAAAAGGGTTGCTTAATGCAACCCTTTTTTTAAAATATCATAACTGAAAAATTATTTTTTACCTTTTTTCTCAGCTTTTTCCATTTTTTGTTTCAATTGAGAAAGTACATCTAAATCGCCTAAAGTTGAAGCTTCATTGCTTGAATTTAAGTCTTTTATAGCCTTTTTCGTTCTTGCATTGTCTTTCTTAGCTGTTTCTTTTTGCTCTGCTCTTTCTGCTTCTATTTTATCATTATAAACAGCTGAGTGAGAAAGAATTATTCTCTTATCGTTTCTATTAAATTCCAATACTTTAAAATCTAATTTTTCGTCAACTTTTGCATCTGAGCCATCTTCTTTTTTCATGTGGCGTGTAGGTGCAAAACCTTCTAAACCATAAGGTAATAATATAATACTTCCTTTATCTTCTGTTTTTAATACGGTAGCTTCGTGCACAGAACCTTCAGGGAACACTGATTCAAAAGTATCCCATGGGTCTTCTTCTATTTGTTTGTGTCCTAACGATAATTTTCTGTTTTCATTATCTATATCTAAAACTACACATTCTATTTCTTCACCTACTTTTGTAAACTCAGACGGATGATTGAAACGTTTTGTCCATGATAAATCTGAAATATGAACCATGCCACCAATACCTTGCTCTAACTCAACAAACACACCGTAAGGCGTAATGTTTTTAACTTCTCCTTTGTGTTTTGAACCTATTGGGAAGTTTTTACCTATTTCATTCCAAGGGTCTGGAGTTAATTCTTTCAATGATAAAGACATTTTTCTTTCTTCTCTATCTATTGTCATCACTACAGCTTCGTGCTCATCTCCTAATTTAAAGAAATCTCTTGCGTTAATAGGCTCATTGCTCCACGCCACTTCACTTACGTGAATTAAACCTTCTACACCCGGATTAATTTCTAAGAAAGCTCCGTAATCTTCAACATTAACAATTTTACCTTTAACTTTTTGACCTACTTCTATTTTATCGCCAAATTCATCCCATGGATGTGGTTGTAATTGTTTAAGACCTAAAGAAATTCTACTTTTCTTATCGTCAAATTCTAATACAACAACATTAATTTTTTGATTTAATTCTAATACTTCACTTGGGTGGTTAATACGTCCCCAAGAAATATCTGTAATGTATAATAAACCATCTACACCACCTAAATCTATAAATGCTCCAAAGTCTGTAATGTTTTTAATAACACCTTCTAATACTTGACCTTTTTCTAATTGAGAGATTATTTCTAAACGTTGCTCTTCAATATCGCTTTCAATTAATGCTTTGTGAGATACTACGGCATTTTTAATAGCTTCATTAATTTTCACTACTTTAAATTCCATAATTTTACCTACAAACGCATCATAATCCACTATTGGCTTAACATCTATTTGAGAACCCGGCAAGAATGTTTCTAAACCAAATACATTGGCTATTAAACCACCTTTAGTTTTAGTAATAATTTTACCTTTAACAATCTCATCGTTTTCGTAAGCATTTTTAATGCTTGTCCAAGCAGTAAGTAATTTAGCTTTTTTACGAGATAACTCTAACTGACCTCTTTGGTTTTCAGTATTTACTACGTAAACATCTACTTCATCGCCTACTTTTAGGTCTTCCATATCTCTAAATTCAGAAGTAGAAACCATACCGTCAGATTTAAAACCTACGTTTAATACTACATCTGCTTTATTAATACTTACCACTGTACCTTTTACCACTGTATTCTCTTCTAAAGAGTTTAATGCAGCCGTATAAGTTTCTTCCATTTCAGCTTTTTCAGCTTTAGAATATGTAGTTACATTTCTTTTATCTACAGACCAATCAAAATCATCATGAGCTGTTTCTACTGCTTCTTCTCTTGCTTCTTTAACATACGGAGCTTCTGCATCTTCTACATCGTCTTCTTCTTCAAAATCTTCTACATCTTCATCATCGTCAGAAGATTCATCGGCTTTGCCGTCAGTTTCTTCCTCTGCTACTTCTACTACTTCTTCTTCTGTGGTTTCTTCAGTAGTTTCTGCTTCATTTAAGAATGTTTTAGCTTCGTTTATCCAATCGTGCCATACATCTAAGCTTGTCATTGAATCTTCTTTTTCAAGTTCTTCAATTTTCTCATCTGTTAGAGCAACTAAATCGGCAAAAGTTTTAACGCCTAATTTGTTTAGTCTCTTTTCAAAGGCAGGACCTACACCGTTTAGTTTTTTTAAATCGTCTTTTTTACTTGACATGTTTAATTTTTTTTATGACTTTTTGGCTATTCTATTTTCAATATAAATTATTGATTTTCAAATAGTTTTACAAAAAATCGGGTTAAGAATAAATATTTTGGAGTGCAAAGGTACTGAAAAAGCTTTTAATTCCTTTACTTTTCTGTAGTTTTATTACTGCTTTTTTCTTCTTTAGCAGGTTTTTCCTTTTTCTGTGGTTTTCGGTGTTTTATCTGCTCGCCTAAATTTAAGTTTAAAGTAAACTGATTGGCAGAACCGGCTACAGTATATTTTGCAAAAGAATACTGTATATCAACTCTTTTTATATGCAAGCCTGCTCCAAAACTAAAGCCCGACAATCCTGCTTTATTGGGAAATTTCAGCTCTTGTCGCCTGTGGTGGTTATACGCAAAACCTAATGAGAATACTCTTCCAAACTCAAATTCGCCACCTATTATAATATGCCTCATCATATTGTCTAAAAAAACTACTCCTTTTTTAGGTTTTTTATCTTCTTCGCCAAATATACTGCCGGTTTGGTTATCATTGGCTACGCCATTATCATCTATTAAATCCCAGCGTGTAAAATTATGAGCTGTTATATTTATTCTAAATGGCAGGTGTTTAAATCGCTTTGAAATACCAAACTGCACATCGGTAGGCATCATTTCCTGCCCTTTTCCTTTTACATAGGTTTTCATTAAAAAGCCTACATTTTTAACTATTAATGATGCTGAAAAGTTTTTTGCGGTATCTACATACATTCCGGCTAAGTCAAATGCCATACCCATTGCATTGTAGCTTTCTATTTGCGAATATGCCAATTTCACATTGGCTCCAAACTTAAGTTTATCGCTAAAAAAGCTACGCCCTGCTCCTACTACAAGTGCCACGTCTGAAGCACCAAAAGTTCCTTGGCTATTGCCGTATTCGTCATAGCGTTCTTGCTTGCCATAATTCATAAATTGAGCTCCAAACTGAAAAGTAGCAAAATTAAAACTGTGCACGTAAGAAGCATTGGCATAATGACTACCTGCAAAATAAGGCAAATACGACATAGATATATGTTTATGCATTCCTTTTTGCAACATGGCAGGATTTCCAATGGCTAAACCGGCATCTTCGGTATCGTAAATATGATTATAAACACCTCCCTGTGCTGCTGCACGAGCAGAAACAGGCATATCTAAAAACTGAAAAGTACTCATACCGCCTACTTGTGCATAAGCTGTATTGATAACAAATAAAAAAATAAGTACTTTCTTCAAAATATAATTTTGTTTTTAAACGAACGAAAAACGAAGATAGTGTATTGTTTTAAAACTTATTGGAAATAATAGCAATTGTTAATACCTATTTGGATTTTACAATGGTAAATGCCTTTAGATTAATAAAATTTTAGCTTATAAGATATCTATGTTCATAGGTAGAACAGCACTTTTCATTATCCCCCATCCCTTAAATTCGCAAAAAAATATACACTCTTTTCTATTAAATTAATTTTTATTCCTTATATTTATCTCAACTAAAACCTATACCATGAAAAAATCAATACTTTCTTCATTACTTTTTATCATTTCGCTTTCTTTTTCTTTTGCTAAAACAATAGATGCAAATTATGCCAAAATAGTAGCTCAAAATTTCTTAGAAAATGAAACTAAAATTGCAGATGCAAGTCATTTAACTTTAGTTAAAACAGAATTTTCTAAACACAAGCCTGCATATTTTAATGCTCCCCTACCCTTGTTTTATACTTTTACAACTGCCAATAATGAATTTGTAATAGTTGCAGCAGATGATGCAGCAATGCCAATATTGGGATACTCTGACGAAAGCAGAACTATTGATGTAAATAATATTCCCAACAGTATTCAAAAATGGTTTGAACTGTATAAAAAACAGATTATTTATATAACCGACAATAACATTGAGGCTACGCCTACAATAGACTTTTTATGGACATCTTATTACAATGATATTCCCATAGCTCAAGCTAAAGGCACTAATGCCGTTTCGCCATTAGTACAAACCACTTGGAATCAATCGCCATATTATAATGCACAGTGCCCCGGTGGTTCTGTAACGGGTTGCGTAGCCACGGCTATGTGTCAAATAATGAAATATTGGGATTATCCTGCCACAGGTTCAGGCTTCCACTCTTATAATGAAGATAATTATGGCACTTTATCTGCCAACTTCGGAAGTACTACCTACAACTGGGCTTCAATGCCTAATAATGTGAGCAGTTCTAATAGTGCTGTTGCCACTTTAATGTATCATGTAGGTGTAAGTGTAGATATGGATTATAGCCCACAAGTAAGCGGAGCTTTTGTTATCAGTGCTCAAAGTCCTGTTCAGCATTGCTCGGAATATGCTTTAAAAACCTATTTTGGCTACAAAACATCTATGCAAGGCTTAGCGAGAAGTAATTATTCAGAATCTCAATGGACATCAATGTTAAGAACTGAACTTGATGCCGGCAGACCAATATTATATACCGGATTTGGCTCTGGCGGAGGGCACGCATTTGTGTGTGACGGCTATGATAATAATGGATATTTCCACTTTAATTGGGGCTGGGGCGGAGCTTACGATGGTTATTTTGTGGTTAATGCCCTTAATCCAAGTGGTGTAGGAACAGGAGGTGGCTCCGGAGGATACAATAGCGGACAGCAAGCATTAATAGGAATAGAACCTGCCAACGGTGGCGGAGGCGGTGGTGGCGGAGGCACTCAACCGGGTAGTACAAATTTGGCTTTAAATGACTATGTTTCGCCCTCTAATTCTACTATATATTATGGGCAAAGTTTTAGTATAAGTACCAATGTTGTAAATAATGATGTAAATAATTTTGCAGGAGATTATTGTGCCGCAGTTTTTGATTTGGATGGCAACTTTTTAGATTATGTAGAAGTACTAACAGGAGCTACACTACAAAGCGGATATACATATTCAAGCAATATGGTATTTAGTTCGGGAGGTTTATTAAGTATGGTGCCGGGCTCATATTATGTTGGTATTTTCTATCGCCCTACGGGAAATAACTGGATAGAAGTGGCGGATAATACGCCTTATGCAAACTTTATTCAAATGAATGTTATAAATCCTAACGATTTAGAATTGACAGAAAATATAACATCTAACACAGGAAGTAGTATTGTGCAAGGAAGTCCGCTATCTGTTAATTTGAATTTAATAAATAATTCAGCATCTACTTTTTATGGTGATTATGCGGTTAATCTATACAATTTAGATGGTTCTTATGCAGAAGGAATAGAAACTATTACAGAAAACAATGGATTACCACCCGGATATACGTATAATAACTCTTTAACATTTTCTACTAATGCCATCGCTTCCACCCCTGGAACTTATTTGTTGGCAGCTGTATATTTTCCCAATGGTGGAAATTTGAATATAGTAGGCTCTTCCAACTATATTAATCCTATAAGAGTAACGGTAAAAGCACCGCAAATTTCTCCGGATATTTATGAAAATAATGATGCCGAAAGTCAAGCGTATGCTTTTAACCCTAATTTTAGTGGAAATAATGCAAATGTTTCTACCACAGGTTCAAATTTACATATCACATCAGATAATGACTACTACAAATTAGTACTTCCGGCAGGAAGTAATTATAATGTTTCGGCTCGCCTCCACGATTCTTATAATAGTGGAAATGGAAATACTTACTCAGTAGATGCTCTTTTTAGTTATTCTACAGATATAGTTAATTGGTCATCTGCTTTTGATGATGTTATTGGATACACTATTGGCATAACAAACGGAGGAGAACTCTATTTTAGAGTTGCTCCTTATTTTGCAGGAGAAACGGGTTCTTATTTATTGCAGATGAATGTTGAAAAAACAAACAATCCGGTAGGAATTATAGAAACCGCAGAACAAAATTTGGTTAATTTATATCCTAATCCGGCTTCAGAACGCATTATTTTGTCTTCGGAAAATAACGTAGAACAATTAAAACTGTACAATAATCTGGGTAAAGAAATTCAAGTAAACTACTCAGATATTAATTCTAATAAAAAGCAAATAGACATTAGTAATTTAAGTACAGGCGTTTATATACTTAAAGGAAAAACGAACGGAAAAACGTTTACTGAAAAATTGATTAAAGAATGAAAATACTAAGCATTTTAATAACATTAATTGGCATTTTTTCATTTTTATCGTGCAATAAAAATCTAAAAAATGCCGATAAAAACTTTAGTCCGCTATTTACACCCGGGCCAAGAGCTTATGTGTATAAAACCAATGCCGATTATAGCAATAAAGTACCTGTAATTTTATCGGAAGA
The sequence above is drawn from the Chitinophagales bacterium genome and encodes:
- a CDS encoding histidine kinase; translated protein: MNLKLILLLSFFTISLFSYTQNTPQIDSLKQELSNYQKQDSLRFELLIETFRLEFKQDLDSALQLAEEAHLIAKTLKNKRFEAKALIYKAMYYGKNKLYDKALNLAIESYELSKQHSPKEEQIFIKSELSSYYRVTNETDKALSIMLEIIEMVKNDAPSPNKARYYFEVGNTYGTMEDYTNAEIYFNKAIEISEEIGFTPGIMAGKSTLMEMYYMDNNCQKLYTLYDELLIYYSQSADKSKLGKIKMFKGFCLVKEHKYTLAKPYLEDAYKIYTDVGDMQSKKRIAEKMIIMYSALQQFDKAEEIEFVYITLKDSLDNEKRMALAEELKEKYETDILKQEKEQALVNEQYATQLAGKNKKLFIASLIGGLAILLLALFFIYQIQLKKRAEIAELKLFETENKLNLERQLNQAELKALKSQMNPHFLFNAFNSIQEYIILNNRELASDYLGKFADLMRIYLDHSREKLITLEDEIKASELYLSLEKIRFEDELNYSVSKAKNIDETQVSIPPMLIQPFIENALKHGLLHKKGEKKLNVFFSTNEKQDVICTIEDNGIGRKASAMLQQNNMKKHKSFATSATQNRIELLNMGRQADISLQIEDLSNDKGEATGTKVTLIIPKA
- a CDS encoding Crp/Fnr family transcriptional regulator — translated: MPIIDILNEHFPEFLDADLLAEIEKKGKIVKYKENEVIIDHGSIIKYIPLLFDGKFKVFKVDEEEHELFLYYLDAGQGCAMSFACYDKMSSIKVQAVEDSKVVAVPSSSMEDWMMKYPSWNRFVLRSYNQRFDEVLETLNEVAFKQLDERLLNYLHKQVDATENSELNITHAQIAQELNTSREVISRLLKKLEERKEVKLERNKITVF
- a CDS encoding GNAT family N-acetyltransferase, which gives rise to MEITTAIKSFDKLSLEELYGIIHLREKVFVVEQNAAYQDTDYKDQKSWHVMLKDKEKVVAYARVIPQGISYTEASIGRVVSDGAYRKLGLGRKIMEESLKVLNEKFKTSACRISAQTYLVPFYKSYGFKVCSTEYLEDGLPHYEMIKE
- the rpsA gene encoding 30S ribosomal protein S1; its protein translation is MTSLDVWHDWINEAKTFLNEAETTEETTEEEVVEVAEEETDGKADESSDDDEDVEDFEEEDDVEDAEAPYVKEAREEAVETAHDDFDWSVDKRNVTTYSKAEKAEMEETYTAALNSLEENTVVKGTVVSINKADVVLNVGFKSDGMVSTSEFRDMEDLKVGDEVDVYVVNTENQRGQLELSRKKAKLLTAWTSIKNAYENDEIVKGKIITKTKGGLIANVFGLETFLPGSQIDVKPIVDYDAFVGKIMEFKVVKINEAIKNAVVSHKALIESDIEEQRLEIISQLEKGQVLEGVIKNITDFGAFIDLGGVDGLLYITDISWGRINHPSEVLELNQKINVVVLEFDDKKSRISLGLKQLQPHPWDEFGDKIEVGQKVKGKIVNVEDYGAFLEINPGVEGLIHVSEVAWSNEPINARDFFKLGDEHEAVVMTIDREERKMSLSLKELTPDPWNEIGKNFPIGSKHKGEVKNITPYGVFVELEQGIGGMVHISDLSWTKRFNHPSEFTKVGEEIECVVLDIDNENRKLSLGHKQIEEDPWDTFESVFPEGSVHEATVLKTEDKGSIILLPYGLEGFAPTRHMKKEDGSDAKVDEKLDFKVLEFNRNDKRIILSHSAVYNDKIEAERAEQKETAKKDNARTKKAIKDLNSSNEASTLGDLDVLSQLKQKMEKAEKKGKK
- the porQ gene encoding type IX secretion system protein PorQ; this encodes MKKVLIFLFVINTAYAQVGGMSTFQFLDMPVSARAAAQGGVYNHIYDTEDAGLAIGNPAMLQKGMHKHISMSYLPYFAGSHYANASYVHSFNFATFQFGAQFMNYGKQERYDEYGNSQGTFGASDVALVVGAGRSFFSDKLKFGANVKLAYSQIESYNAMGMAFDLAGMYVDTAKNFSASLIVKNVGFLMKTYVKGKGQEMMPTDVQFGISKRFKHLPFRINITAHNFTRWDLIDDNGVANDNQTGSIFGEEDKKPKKGVVFLDNMMRHIIIGGEFEFGRVFSLGFAYNHHRRQELKFPNKAGLSGFSFGAGLHIKRVDIQYSFAKYTVAGSANQFTLNLNLGEQIKHRKPQKKEKPAKEEKSSNKTTEK
- a CDS encoding thiol protease/hemagglutinin PrtT — translated: MKKSILSSLLFIISLSFSFAKTIDANYAKIVAQNFLENETKIADASHLTLVKTEFSKHKPAYFNAPLPLFYTFTTANNEFVIVAADDAAMPILGYSDESRTIDVNNIPNSIQKWFELYKKQIIYITDNNIEATPTIDFLWTSYYNDIPIAQAKGTNAVSPLVQTTWNQSPYYNAQCPGGSVTGCVATAMCQIMKYWDYPATGSGFHSYNEDNYGTLSANFGSTTYNWASMPNNVSSSNSAVATLMYHVGVSVDMDYSPQVSGAFVISAQSPVQHCSEYALKTYFGYKTSMQGLARSNYSESQWTSMLRTELDAGRPILYTGFGSGGGHAFVCDGYDNNGYFHFNWGWGGAYDGYFVVNALNPSGVGTGGGSGGYNSGQQALIGIEPANGGGGGGGGGTQPGSTNLALNDYVSPSNSTIYYGQSFSISTNVVNNDVNNFAGDYCAAVFDLDGNFLDYVEVLTGATLQSGYTYSSNMVFSSGGLLSMVPGSYYVGIFYRPTGNNWIEVADNTPYANFIQMNVINPNDLELTENITSNTGSSIVQGSPLSVNLNLINNSASTFYGDYAVNLYNLDGSYAEGIETITENNGLPPGYTYNNSLTFSTNAIASTPGTYLLAAVYFPNGGNLNIVGSSNYINPIRVTVKAPQISPDIYENNDAESQAYAFNPNFSGNNANVSTTGSNLHITSDNDYYKLVLPAGSNYNVSARLHDSYNSGNGNTYSVDALFSYSTDIVNWSSAFDDVIGYTIGITNGGELYFRVAPYFAGETGSYLLQMNVEKTNNPVGIIETAEQNLVNLYPNPASERIILSSENNVEQLKLYNNLGKEIQVNYSDINSNKKQIDISNLSTGVYILKGKTNGKTFTEKLIKE